In one Pseudomonas sp. SCA2728.1_7 genomic region, the following are encoded:
- a CDS encoding Lrp/AsnC ligand binding domain-containing protein: MRTNTQTKRELDKIDRNILRILQADGRISFTELGEKVGLSTTPCTERVRRLEREGIIMGYNARLNPQHLKGSLLVFVEISLDYKSGDTFEEFRRAVLKLPHVLECHLVSGDFDYLVKARISEMASYRKLLGDILLKLPHVRESKSYIVMEEVKESLSLPIPD, translated from the coding sequence ATGCGTACCAACACTCAGACCAAACGTGAGCTGGACAAGATCGACCGCAACATCTTGCGGATCCTGCAGGCGGACGGACGGATTTCCTTTACCGAACTCGGCGAAAAGGTCGGCCTCTCCACCACGCCGTGCACCGAGCGGGTGCGGCGTCTGGAGCGCGAAGGGATCATCATGGGCTACAACGCCCGGCTGAATCCGCAGCACTTGAAGGGTAGCTTGCTGGTGTTCGTCGAGATCAGCCTCGACTACAAATCCGGCGACACGTTCGAGGAGTTCCGCCGCGCGGTGCTGAAACTGCCGCATGTGCTGGAGTGCCACCTGGTGTCAGGGGATTTCGACTACCTGGTAAAGGCACGGATTTCCGAGATGGCCTCGTACCGCAAGCTGCTGGGCGACATTCTGCTGAAGCTGCCGCATGTGCGGGAGTCGAAGAGTTATATCGTGATGGAAGAGGTCAAGGAGAGCTTGAGCCTGCCGATCCCGGATTGA
- the dadA gene encoding D-amino acid dehydrogenase, with protein sequence MRVMVLGSGVIGTASAYYLARAGFEVVVVDRQPAAAMETSFANAGQVSPGYASPWAAPGVPLKAIKWLLQRHAPLAIKATADIDQYLWMAQMLRNCTASRYAVNKERMVRLSEYSRDCLDELRAETGIAYEGRSLGTTQLFRTQAQLDGAAKDIAVLKESGVPFEVLDRAGIARVEPALAGVTDILAGALRLPNDQTGDCQMFTTRLAEMAVKLGVEFRFGQDIQKLDYAGDRINGVWIDGKLETADRYVLALGSYSPQLLKPLGIKAPVYPLKGYSLTVPITNPAMAPTSTILDETYKVAITRFDNRIRVGGMAEIAGFDLSLNPRRRETLEMIVNDLYPQGGNLAEASFWTGLRPTTPDGTPIVGATPFKNLFLNTGHGTLGWTMACGSGRLLADLMAKKKPQISAEGLDISRYGNKTQESAKHVNPAPAHQ encoded by the coding sequence ATGCGCGTAATGGTCTTGGGTAGCGGCGTCATCGGTACCGCCAGTGCTTACTATCTGGCCCGTGCCGGGTTTGAAGTGGTGGTGGTCGACCGGCAGCCTGCTGCGGCCATGGAGACCAGTTTCGCCAACGCCGGCCAGGTGTCGCCGGGCTACGCCTCGCCGTGGGCCGCGCCGGGCGTGCCGCTCAAGGCGATCAAGTGGCTGCTGCAACGCCACGCCCCTCTCGCGATCAAGGCCACCGCCGACATCGACCAGTACCTGTGGATGGCGCAGATGCTGCGCAATTGCACCGCCAGCCGTTACGCGGTGAACAAGGAGCGCATGGTGCGTCTGTCCGAGTACAGCCGCGACTGCCTCGACGAATTGCGCGCCGAAACCGGCATCGCCTACGAAGGCCGCAGCCTCGGCACGACTCAGCTGTTCCGCACCCAGGCGCAGCTTGATGGTGCCGCCAAAGACATCGCTGTGCTGAAAGAATCCGGCGTGCCGTTTGAAGTCCTCGACCGCGCCGGCATTGCCCGCGTCGAACCAGCCCTGGCGGGCGTCACCGACATTCTCGCCGGTGCCCTGCGCCTGCCGAACGACCAGACGGGCGACTGCCAGATGTTCACCACGCGTCTCGCCGAAATGGCCGTGAAGCTGGGTGTGGAATTCCGTTTCGGTCAGGACATCCAGAAACTCGACTACGCCGGTGATCGCATCAACGGTGTGTGGATCGACGGCAAGCTGGAAACCGCCGACCGCTACGTGCTGGCCCTCGGCAGCTACTCGCCGCAACTGCTCAAACCGCTGGGCATCAAAGCCCCGGTGTATCCGCTCAAGGGTTACTCGCTGACCGTGCCGATTACCAACCCGGCGATGGCGCCGACTTCGACTATTCTCGACGAGACCTACAAGGTCGCGATCACCCGTTTCGACAACCGCATCCGCGTCGGCGGCATGGCCGAGATTGCCGGTTTTGACCTGTCGCTGAACCCGCGCCGGCGCGAAACCCTGGAGATGATCGTCAACGACCTTTATCCTCAGGGCGGTAATCTGGCTGAGGCAAGTTTTTGGACCGGTCTGCGTCCGACCACCCCGGACGGCACGCCGATCGTTGGCGCCACACCGTTCAAGAATCTGTTCCTCAACACCGGTCACGGCACGCTTGGTTGGACTATGGCGTGCGGTTCCGGCCGTTTGCTGGCCGACCTGATGGCGAAGAAAAAGCCGCAGATCAGCGCCGAAGGCCTCGATATTTCCCGTTACGGCAACAAAACCCAGGAGTCCGCAAAACATGTCAATCCAGCGCCAGCTCACCAATGA
- a CDS encoding RidA family protein, with protein MSIQRQLTNERMSQIVSHNGTVYLAGQVGDDFDAGVEQQTRDVLANIERLLDLAGTDKQHLLSATIYLNDIEANFAGMNSVWDQWLPKGAAPARATVEAKMAKPSILVEISIVAALP; from the coding sequence ATGTCAATCCAGCGCCAGCTCACCAATGAGCGCATGAGTCAGATCGTCAGCCACAACGGCACCGTGTATCTGGCCGGGCAGGTCGGTGACGACTTTGACGCCGGGGTTGAACAGCAGACCCGCGACGTACTGGCCAATATCGAGCGTTTGCTTGATCTGGCCGGCACCGACAAACAGCATCTGCTCTCGGCGACGATCTACCTGAACGACATCGAGGCGAACTTCGCCGGGATGAACTCGGTGTGGGACCAGTGGCTGCCAAAAGGTGCTGCTCCGGCCCGCGCCACCGTCGAAGCGAAAATGGCCAAGCCGAGCATTCTGGTAGAAATCTCTATCGTCGCCGCGCTGCCGTAA
- the alr gene encoding alanine racemase produces the protein MRPARALIDLEALRHNYRIAREVTGAKALAVIKADAYGHGAVRCAQALEAEADGFAVACIEEALELRAAGIRAPVLLLEGIFEADELALIVEHDFWTVVHSLWQLEAIEQAALSKPITVWLKLDSGMHRVGLHPKDYPAAYQRLLASGKVAKIVLMSHFARADELHAQSSTEQVAVFEAARQGLAAEVSLRNSPAVLGWPQIHSDWVRPGIMLYGATPFEEANAVADRLQPVMTLESKVICVRELPAGEPIGYGAKFITDKPMRIGVVAMGYADGYPRQAPTGTPVLVAGKRSRILGRVSMDMLCIDLTDVPEAGLGSSVELWGKNILASEVAQWADTIPYQIFCNLRRVPRLYSEG, from the coding sequence ATGCGTCCTGCCCGTGCCCTGATCGACCTAGAAGCCCTGCGCCACAACTACCGAATTGCCCGCGAAGTCACCGGCGCCAAGGCGCTTGCGGTGATCAAGGCGGACGCCTACGGCCATGGCGCAGTGCGTTGCGCCCAGGCGCTGGAAGCCGAGGCCGATGGCTTTGCCGTCGCCTGTATCGAGGAGGCGCTGGAGCTGCGCGCCGCGGGTATTCGTGCGCCAGTGTTGTTGCTGGAAGGGATCTTTGAGGCCGATGAGCTGGCGTTGATCGTCGAGCACGATTTCTGGACCGTGGTGCATTCGCTGTGGCAGCTCGAAGCGATCGAGCAGGCGGCACTGAGCAAACCGATCACCGTGTGGCTGAAGCTCGATTCGGGCATGCACCGCGTGGGTCTGCATCCAAAGGATTATCCGGCGGCTTACCAGCGTCTGCTGGCCAGCGGCAAAGTGGCGAAGATCGTCTTGATGAGCCACTTCGCTCGCGCCGATGAGCTGCATGCGCAGAGCAGTACCGAGCAAGTCGCGGTGTTTGAAGCGGCGCGTCAGGGTTTGGCTGCTGAAGTCAGCCTGCGCAACTCGCCCGCGGTGCTCGGTTGGCCGCAGATTCACAGCGACTGGGTGCGTCCGGGCATCATGCTCTACGGCGCCACGCCGTTCGAAGAAGCCAACGCCGTGGCTGATCGCCTGCAACCGGTGATGACCCTGGAATCGAAAGTCATCTGCGTACGCGAACTGCCGGCTGGCGAGCCGATCGGCTACGGCGCCAAATTCATCACCGACAAGCCTATGCGCATCGGCGTGGTCGCCATGGGTTACGCCGACGGCTACCCGCGTCAGGCGCCGACCGGTACGCCGGTTTTGGTGGCGGGTAAACGCAGTCGCATTCTCGGTCGCGTGTCGATGGACATGCTCTGCATCGATCTCACCGATGTGCCTGAAGCAGGCCTCGGTTCGAGCGTCGAACTGTGGGGCAAAAACATCCTCGCCAGCGAAGTGGCGCAGTGGGCCGACACCATTCCGTACCAGATCTTCTGTAACCTGCGTCGAGTGCCAAGGCTCTATTCCGAGGGTTGA
- a CDS encoding cupin domain-containing protein, with product MDVGERLQSIRKLKGLSQRELAKRAGVTNSTISMIEKNSVSPSISSLRKVLGGIPMSMVEFFSEEILQEVPTQIVYKANELIDISDGAVTMKLVGRAHPSRAIAFLNEIYPPGADTGEEMLTHEGEETGILVEGRLELVVGLETFILEAGDSYYFESTKPHRFRNPFDLPARLISAATPANF from the coding sequence TTGGACGTCGGTGAACGACTGCAATCGATCCGCAAGCTCAAAGGGCTTTCCCAGCGTGAACTCGCCAAACGCGCGGGCGTCACCAACAGCACCATTTCGATGATCGAAAAGAACAGCGTCAGTCCTTCGATCAGTTCGCTGAGGAAGGTACTGGGCGGCATCCCCATGTCCATGGTCGAGTTCTTTTCCGAAGAAATCCTGCAGGAAGTTCCGACCCAGATCGTCTACAAGGCCAACGAGCTGATCGACATCTCCGACGGCGCCGTGACCATGAAACTGGTCGGCCGCGCGCACCCCAGCCGCGCCATCGCCTTCCTCAACGAAATCTACCCGCCGGGCGCCGACACCGGCGAAGAAATGCTCACCCATGAAGGCGAGGAAACCGGGATTTTGGTGGAGGGTCGTCTGGAATTGGTGGTGGGTCTGGAAACTTTTATTCTCGAAGCCGGCGACAGCTACTACTTTGAAAGTACCAAGCCGCATCGTTTCCGTAATCCGTTCGACTTGCCTGCGCGACTAATCAGCGCAGCCACGCCGGCGAATTTTTAA
- a CDS encoding c-type cytochrome: MKMLAAPATVLALWAVSAQAATNDDIAKRLEPVGQVCVQGQECKGMEVAASAGGGGGAKTPDEVIAKHCNACHGTGLLGAPKIGDAAAWKERADHQGGLDGILAKAITGINSMPPKGTCADCSDDELKGAIQKMSGLK, from the coding sequence ATGAAAATGCTGGCTGCACCAGCAACCGTACTGGCCCTCTGGGCTGTCAGCGCTCAAGCTGCGACGAATGACGACATTGCCAAACGCCTCGAGCCGGTCGGCCAGGTGTGTGTTCAAGGGCAGGAATGCAAGGGGATGGAAGTGGCTGCTTCCGCAGGCGGCGGTGGCGGGGCGAAAACTCCGGATGAAGTGATTGCCAAACATTGCAACGCTTGCCACGGTACGGGCCTGTTGGGCGCGCCGAAAATCGGTGACGCGGCAGCCTGGAAAGAACGCGCCGATCACCAGGGCGGTCTCGACGGCATCCTGGCCAAGGCCATCACCGGTATCAACTCGATGCCACCGAAAGGCACCTGCGCCGATTGCTCGGATGACGAGTTGAAGGGCGCGATCCAGAAGATGTCCGGCCTGAAGTAA
- a CDS encoding acetyl-CoA hydrolase/transferase family protein, with translation MVQLCSIEQAVDDVLARLPAHIHMGMPLGLGKPNHFVNALYRRIKGLPERQLTIYTALCLGRPALGDGLQKRFIEPFVERVFGDYPEFDFLADLHRDSLPANIRIEQFFMQPGSLLNSAPAQQDYVSSNYSHAARDINAAGLNLVAQLLASSSEHPDRLSLSCNPDITLDLLPMIAKRRDAGETILLVGQVHTDLPYMPGDAEVDIDTFDLLIDAKDNSTLFSTPNMPVGFQDHFIGLHASTLVRDGGTLQIGIGSMGDALTAALLARQADNAGYKALLHDINLSQWARLIEREGGTGPFAKGLYGCSEMFVNGLLVLADAGIIRRKVYPDVPTQEQANAGTLDEAAQTDGISVHGGFFLGPRSFYERLRELPQSKRLEFNMTRISYINELYGQEELKRLQRLDARFINTVFTMTLLGAGVADQLEDGRVLSGVGGQYNFVAQGHALHDARSILILRSWRESGGDVSSNIVWEYGHCTIPRHLRDIVVTEYGIADLRGKSDAVVIESLLNISDSRFQQGLIEQAQKVGKLPKDFRLDPRFTENTPQRLQAIAARHKNLFPEYPLGCDFTAIERDLLRALNWLKSKFKLTEILELGKAALDAPEASLYPEHLERMRLTNPEGLKEDLFQRLLLTGLKATAQ, from the coding sequence ATGGTGCAGTTGTGTTCGATCGAACAGGCAGTGGATGACGTGCTGGCGCGCTTGCCGGCGCATATCCACATGGGCATGCCGCTGGGGTTGGGCAAACCCAATCACTTCGTCAACGCGCTGTACCGGCGGATCAAAGGCCTGCCCGAGCGGCAACTGACGATCTACACCGCGCTGTGCCTCGGCCGCCCGGCGTTGGGTGATGGCTTGCAGAAACGCTTTATCGAACCCTTCGTCGAGCGCGTCTTCGGTGATTACCCGGAATTCGATTTCCTCGCCGACCTGCACCGCGACAGCCTGCCCGCCAACATCCGCATCGAACAGTTCTTCATGCAGCCCGGCAGCCTGCTCAACAGCGCCCCGGCCCAGCAGGATTACGTCAGCAGCAACTACAGCCACGCCGCCCGCGACATCAACGCCGCCGGCTTGAACCTGGTGGCGCAATTGCTCGCCAGCAGCAGCGAACATCCGGATCGCCTGAGCCTGAGCTGCAACCCGGACATCACCCTCGACCTGTTGCCGATGATCGCCAAGCGCCGCGACGCCGGGGAAACCATTTTGCTGGTCGGCCAGGTCCACACCGATCTGCCGTATATGCCCGGCGATGCCGAAGTCGACATCGATACCTTCGACCTGCTGATCGACGCCAAGGACAACAGCACGCTGTTTTCCACGCCGAACATGCCCGTCGGTTTTCAGGATCATTTCATTGGCTTGCACGCGAGTACGCTGGTGCGCGACGGGGGTACGTTGCAGATCGGCATCGGCTCGATGGGCGACGCGTTGACCGCCGCATTGCTGGCGCGTCAGGCGGATAACGCCGGTTATAAGGCCTTGCTCCATGACATCAATCTCAGCCAATGGGCGCGGTTGATTGAGCGCGAGGGCGGCACCGGACCGTTCGCCAAAGGCCTGTACGGCTGCAGCGAAATGTTCGTCAACGGCCTGCTGGTGCTGGCGGATGCCGGGATCATCCGGCGTAAGGTCTACCCGGATGTGCCGACGCAGGAACAGGCCAACGCCGGCACCCTCGACGAAGCGGCACAGACTGACGGCATCTCGGTGCACGGAGGTTTCTTCCTCGGCCCGCGCAGCTTCTATGAACGTCTGCGCGAGCTGCCGCAAAGCAAGCGCCTCGAATTCAACATGACCCGCATCAGCTACATCAACGAGCTCTACGGGCAGGAAGAACTCAAGCGCTTGCAGCGCCTGGATGCGCGGTTCATCAACACCGTGTTCACCATGACCTTGCTCGGTGCGGGTGTGGCGGATCAATTGGAGGATGGGCGAGTACTCAGCGGAGTCGGCGGGCAGTACAACTTCGTCGCGCAGGGTCACGCGTTGCACGATGCCCGTTCGATTCTGATCCTGCGCAGCTGGCGTGAATCCGGTGGCGACGTCAGTTCCAACATCGTCTGGGAATACGGCCACTGCACGATCCCACGGCACCTGCGTGACATCGTCGTGACCGAATACGGCATTGCCGACCTGCGCGGTAAATCCGACGCCGTAGTGATCGAATCGCTGCTGAACATCAGTGACTCGCGCTTCCAGCAGGGCCTGATCGAGCAAGCGCAAAAAGTCGGCAAACTGCCAAAGGATTTCCGTCTCGATCCACGCTTCACCGAGAACACGCCGCAGCGCTTGCAGGCGATCGCCGCACGGCACAAAAACCTCTTTCCGGAATATCCGCTGGGCTGTGATTTCACCGCGATCGAACGGGATCTGTTGCGGGCGCTGAACTGGCTGAAGAGCAAATTCAAACTCACCGAAATACTCGAACTCGGCAAAGCCGCCCTCGACGCCCCCGAGGCATCGCTCTACCCCGAACACCTCGAACGCATGCGACTCACAAACCCGGAAGGCCTGAAAGAAGACCTCTTCCAGCGTTTACTGCTCACCGGCCTCAAGGCCACCGCGCAGTAA
- a CDS encoding xanthine phosphoribosyltransferase, with the protein MEALQQKIREQGIVLSDQVLKVDAFLNHQIDPALMKLIGDEFATLFKDSGITKIVTIEASGIAPAIMTGLNLGVPVIFARKQQSLTLTENLLSATVYSFTKKTESTVAISPRHLTSSDRVLIIDDFLANGKASQALISIIKQAGATVAGLGIVIEKSFQGGRAELDSQGYRVESLARVKSLTGGVVTFIE; encoded by the coding sequence ATGGAAGCATTGCAGCAGAAAATCCGCGAACAAGGCATTGTGCTTTCCGACCAGGTCCTGAAGGTCGACGCCTTCCTGAACCACCAGATCGACCCGGCCCTGATGAAGCTGATCGGCGACGAATTCGCCACGCTGTTCAAGGACTCGGGCATCACCAAGATCGTCACCATCGAAGCCTCAGGGATAGCCCCGGCGATCATGACCGGTCTGAACCTCGGCGTGCCGGTGATCTTCGCCCGCAAGCAACAGTCCCTGACCCTGACTGAAAACCTGCTGTCGGCGACCGTTTACTCGTTCACCAAAAAGACCGAAAGCACCGTGGCCATCTCGCCGCGTCACCTGACCAGCAGCGACCGCGTGCTGATCATCGACGACTTCCTGGCCAACGGTAAGGCGTCGCAAGCGCTGATCTCGATCATCAAGCAGGCCGGCGCGACCGTTGCCGGTCTGGGCATCGTCATCGAGAAGTCGTTCCAGGGCGGCCGCGCCGAGCTGGACTCGCAGGGCTACCGCGTTGAATCGCTGGCCCGCGTGAAATCGCTGACGGGTGGCGTGGTCACCTTCATCGAATAA
- the rep gene encoding DNA helicase Rep, with the protein MSRLNPRQQEAVNYVGGPLLVLAGAGSGKTSVITRKIAHLIQNCGIRAQYIVAMTFTNKAAREMKERVGTLLRAGEGRGLTVCTFHNLGLNIIRKEHVRLGYKPGFSIFDETDVKSLMTDIMQKEYAGEDGVDEIKNMIGAWKNDLILPPQALENARNPKEQTAAIVYTHYQRTLKAFNAVDFDDLILLPVKLFEEHADILEKWQNKVRYLLVDEYQDTNASQYLLVKMLIGKRNQFTVVGDDDQSIYAWRGARPENLMLLKDDYPSLKVVMLEQNYRSTSRILRCANVLISNNPHEFEKQLWSEMGHGDEIRVIRCRNEDAEAERVAMEILSLHLRTDRPYSDFAILYRGNYQAKLIELKLQHHQVPYRLSGGNSFFGRQEVKDLMAYFRLIVNPDDDNAFLRVINVPRREIGSTTLEKLGNYATERKISMYAATDEIGLGEHLDSRFTDRLSRFKRFMDKVREQCAGEDPISALRSMVMDIDYENWLRTNSSSDKAADYRMSNVWFLIEALKNTLEKDEEGEMTVEDAIGKLVLRDMLERQQEEEDGAEGVQMMTLHASKGLEFPYVFIMGMEEEILPHRSSIEADTIEEERRLAYVGITRARQTLAFTFAAKRKQYGEIIDCAPSRFLDELPPDDLAWEGNDDTPTEVKVVRGNSALADIRAMLKR; encoded by the coding sequence ATGTCCCGACTCAATCCCCGGCAGCAAGAAGCCGTGAACTACGTCGGCGGCCCTCTATTGGTGCTCGCCGGTGCTGGCTCCGGCAAGACCAGCGTGATCACGCGCAAGATCGCGCACCTGATCCAGAACTGCGGCATCCGCGCCCAGTACATCGTCGCCATGACCTTTACCAACAAGGCCGCGCGCGAGATGAAAGAGCGGGTCGGCACCCTGTTGCGGGCCGGCGAAGGGCGTGGCCTGACCGTCTGCACGTTCCACAACCTCGGTCTGAACATCATCCGCAAGGAACACGTGCGCCTGGGCTACAAACCCGGTTTCTCGATCTTCGACGAGACCGACGTCAAGTCCCTGATGACCGACATCATGCAGAAGGAATACGCGGGCGAAGACGGCGTCGACGAGATCAAGAACATGATCGGCGCCTGGAAAAACGACCTGATCCTGCCGCCTCAGGCGCTGGAGAACGCGCGCAATCCCAAGGAACAGACTGCCGCCATCGTCTACACCCACTATCAGCGCACGCTCAAGGCGTTCAACGCGGTGGACTTCGACGACCTGATCCTGCTGCCGGTAAAACTCTTCGAAGAACACGCCGACATTCTCGAAAAGTGGCAGAACAAGGTGCGCTACCTGCTGGTCGATGAATATCAGGACACCAACGCCAGCCAATATTTGCTGGTGAAAATGCTCATCGGCAAGCGCAACCAGTTCACTGTGGTAGGCGACGACGACCAGTCGATTTACGCCTGGCGCGGCGCGCGGCCGGAAAACCTGATGCTGCTCAAGGACGACTATCCATCGCTGAAAGTGGTGATGCTCGAGCAGAACTACCGTTCGACCAGTCGCATCCTGCGCTGCGCCAACGTGCTGATCTCGAACAACCCGCACGAATTCGAAAAGCAGCTGTGGAGTGAAATGGGCCACGGCGACGAGATCCGTGTGATCCGCTGCCGCAACGAGGACGCCGAAGCCGAGCGCGTGGCCATGGAAATCCTCAGCCTGCACTTGCGCACCGACCGCCCGTACAGCGATTTCGCGATCCTTTATCGCGGTAACTATCAGGCCAAGCTGATCGAACTGAAGCTGCAGCACCATCAGGTGCCGTACCGCCTGAGCGGCGGTAACAGCTTCTTCGGCCGTCAGGAAGTGAAAGACCTGATGGCCTACTTCCGCCTGATCGTCAACCCGGATGACGACAACGCCTTCCTGCGGGTGATCAACGTGCCGCGCCGGGAAATCGGCTCGACCACCCTGGAAAAACTCGGCAACTACGCCACCGAGCGCAAAATCTCGATGTACGCCGCGACCGACGAAATCGGTCTGGGCGAGCATCTGGACAGCCGCTTCACCGATCGCCTGTCGCGCTTCAAGCGTTTCATGGACAAGGTGCGCGAGCAGTGCGCCGGCGAGGACCCGATCTCGGCGCTGCGCAGCATGGTCATGGACATCGACTACGAGAACTGGCTGCGCACCAACAGCTCCAGCGACAAGGCTGCCGATTACCGGATGAGTAACGTCTGGTTCCTGATCGAGGCGTTGAAAAACACCCTCGAGAAGGACGAAGAAGGCGAAATGACCGTCGAGGACGCCATCGGCAAACTGGTCCTGCGCGACATGCTCGAGCGTCAGCAGGAAGAAGAGGACGGCGCCGAAGGCGTGCAGATGATGACCCTGCATGCGTCCAAGGGTCTGGAATTCCCATACGTGTTCATCATGGGCATGGAAGAGGAAATCCTCCCGCACCGCTCCAGCATCGAAGCCGATACCATCGAAGAAGAACGCCGACTGGCTTATGTGGGCATCACCCGCGCGCGCCAGACCCTGGCCTTCACCTTTGCCGCCAAGCGCAAGCAGTACGGCGAGATCATCGACTGCGCGCCGAGCCGCTTCCTCGATGAACTGCCGCCGGACGATCTGGCCTGGGAAGGCAACGACGACACACCAACCGAAGTCAAAGTCGTGCGGGGCAATAGCGCATTGGCTGATATACGCGCGATGTTAAAGCGCTAG
- a CDS encoding bifunctional diguanylate cyclase/phosphodiesterase — MSTPVEPLRLLLLAEEPAWTALLRECLAPMGSAAVLISAPSWDSVSSLFEDNRNAVLLTLPALQPAPGRCSLPTVLLLEHEPDTAPVGVSDWLVFDALDAGMLRRCLRHVRERGVLENTLQRLAEQDPLTGIANRQGFQTLLAARLAENDGRGLALGHLDLDNFRHANDALGHQAGDRLILQVVARLKSQLEAGDQLARLGSDEFALLIDTRRAPQRAEWMAERITEALAEPYWVDGESLLIGSSLGIAHARAQGGADPLMWHAHIAMQQAKSTQGCTFHIFNERINRNARSMADLESELRRALRRDELELHYQPRLNLADGQIVGLEALVRWRHGERGLLPPSEFVPLAEQSGLIVPLGYWVISRALRDMQALRERGLPALHMAINLSFRQFQDSQLLPTLSRLIAERGVEAQWLEFELTETAVMRRSDLVKQTMDALGRLGVRFSLDDFGTGFSSFVHLNSLPITLLKIDKSFVGGMEQREENRKLVHAMINLAHNLHLEVVAEGVETPEQLELLRGFGCDQVQGYLISRPLPLAELVEYLTFGSSQQSALEIVS, encoded by the coding sequence TTGTCTACGCCTGTCGAACCCTTGCGTTTGCTGCTACTGGCCGAAGAGCCAGCGTGGACAGCGTTATTGCGCGAGTGTCTGGCTCCGATGGGGAGCGCGGCGGTGCTGATCAGCGCGCCGAGCTGGGATTCGGTCAGCAGTTTGTTCGAAGACAACCGCAATGCGGTGTTGTTGACCCTTCCGGCATTGCAACCGGCACCGGGCCGTTGCAGCCTGCCGACGGTCTTGCTGCTGGAACATGAACCGGACACCGCGCCGGTTGGCGTCAGTGACTGGCTGGTGTTCGACGCTCTCGACGCCGGCATGCTACGCCGTTGCCTGCGCCATGTGCGCGAACGCGGCGTTCTTGAAAATACCCTGCAACGCCTGGCCGAACAGGACCCGCTGACCGGCATCGCCAACCGTCAGGGTTTCCAGACCTTGCTCGCCGCCCGTCTCGCGGAAAACGACGGACGCGGCCTGGCCCTCGGGCATCTCGATCTCGACAACTTCCGCCACGCCAACGACGCGCTTGGTCATCAGGCCGGCGATCGCTTGATCCTGCAAGTGGTCGCACGGCTGAAAAGCCAGCTGGAGGCCGGTGATCAACTGGCGCGGCTGGGCAGCGATGAATTTGCCCTGCTGATCGACACTCGCCGGGCGCCGCAGCGCGCCGAATGGATGGCTGAACGCATCACCGAAGCGCTCGCCGAACCTTACTGGGTCGACGGCGAAAGCCTGTTGATCGGCTCCAGCCTCGGCATCGCCCATGCCCGTGCGCAGGGCGGCGCCGATCCGCTGATGTGGCACGCGCACATCGCCATGCAGCAAGCGAAGAGCACCCAGGGCTGTACCTTTCATATCTTCAACGAACGCATCAACCGCAATGCGCGGAGCATGGCCGATCTGGAAAGCGAACTGCGCCGGGCCTTGCGTCGCGATGAGCTGGAGCTGCATTACCAGCCCCGCCTGAATCTTGCGGACGGTCAGATCGTCGGTCTCGAAGCGCTGGTACGCTGGCGTCACGGCGAACGCGGCCTGCTGCCACCGAGTGAATTCGTGCCACTGGCCGAGCAGAGTGGTTTGATCGTGCCGTTGGGTTACTGGGTGATTTCCCGGGCCCTGCGTGACATGCAGGCGCTGCGCGAGCGCGGGTTGCCGGCGCTGCACATGGCGATCAACCTGTCGTTCCGCCAGTTTCAGGACAGTCAGTTGTTGCCGACGCTTAGTCGCTTGATTGCTGAGCGCGGTGTTGAAGCGCAATGGCTGGAGTTTGAACTGACCGAAACCGCGGTGATGCGCCGCAGTGATCTGGTCAAGCAGACCATGGACGCCCTCGGCCGTCTCGGTGTGCGTTTCTCGCTGGATGACTTCGGCACCGGGTTTTCCTCGTTCGTGCACCTCAACAGCCTGCCAATCACCTTGCTGAAGATCGACAAGAGCTTCGTCGGCGGCATGGAGCAGCGCGAAGAGAACCGCAAACTGGTGCACGCGATGATCAATCTCGCGCACAACCTGCATCTGGAAGTGGTCGCGGAAGGGGTCGAGACGCCGGAACAACTGGAGCTGCTGCGCGGATTTGGTTGCGATCAGGTGCAGGGTTATCTGATCAGCCGGCCGTTGCCGTTGGCGGAACTGGTTGAATATCTGACGTTTGGCTCAAGCCAGCAGTCTGCCCTTGAAATCGTGAGCTGA